A segment of the Mycobacterium intracellulare ATCC 13950 genome:
CGCGGGCCTCCAGGTCGGCGTCGCGCTGGTCCTCGATGGCCTTGCGCTCCACCATCATTTCGGCCTCGAGCGTCGAGAGCTCGTTGTGGCGCATCTCCTCGTCGACCGAGGTGATGACGTAGGCGGCGAAGTAGATGATCTTCTCGAGATCCTTCGGCGCCAGGTCGAGCAGGTACCCCAGCCGCGACGGCACGCCCTTGAAGTACCAGATGTGCGTGACGGGCGCGGCCAGTTCGATGTGGCCCATCCGCTCGCGACGCACCTTGGCGCGGGTCACCTCGACGCCACAGCGCTCACAGATGATGCCCTTGAAGCGGACGCGCTTGTACTTGCCGCAGTAGCACTCCCAGTCGCGAGTCGGTCCGAAGATCTTCTCGCAGAACAGGCCGTCCTTCTCGGGCTTCAGCGTGCGGTAGTTGATCGTCTCCGGCTTCTTGACCTCGCCGTAAGACCATTGCCTGATGTCCTCCGCGGTGGCCAGACCGATCCGGAGTTCATCGAAGAAGTTGACGTCGAGCACGTAACTCCCTTTCCCCTTGCGGGTTTAGTAACTGAAAACGTTTGTTAGGCGAGGTCCTCAACGGACGCGGATTCGTTGCGGGACAAGTTGATTCCCAGGTTCGCCGCGGCCCGTTCGAGGTCCTCGTCCTCGCCTTCGCGCAACTCGATCGCCGCGCCGTCCGAGGACAGCACCTCGACATTGAGGCACAGCGACTGCAGTTCCTTGAGCAACACCTTGAAGGACTCGGGGATACCCGGCTCCGGGATGTTCTCGCCCTTGACGATCGCCTCGTACACCTTGACCCGGCCGACGGTGTCGTCCGACTTGATGGTCAACAGCTCCTGCAGCGTGTACGCCGCGCCGTAGGCCTGCATCGCCCAGCACTCCATCTCACCGAAGCGCTGGCCACCGAACTGCGCCTTACCGCCCAGCGGCTGCTGGGTGATCATCGAGTACGGGCCGGTGGAGCGGGCGTGGATCTTGTCGTCCACCAGGTGGTGCAGCTTCATGATGTACATGTAGCCGACGGTCACCGGGTACGGGAACGGCTCGCCGCTGCGGCCGTCGAACAGCACCGACTTGCCGTCGCCGTCCACCATGACCTCGCCGTCGCGGTTGGGCAGCGTGCAGGACAGCATGCCCGCAAGCTCCTCCTCCTTGGCGCCGTCGAACACCGGCGTCGACACGATCTGGTCCGGCTGCGCGTGCCGCAGCTCCTCGGGCAGGTTCACCGCCCAATCGGGTGAGCCCTCGATGTTCCAGCCGGACTTGGCCACCCACCCGAGGTGGGTCTCCAGGATCTGGCCGATGTTCATCCGTCGCGGCACCCCGTGGGTGTTCAGGATGATGTCCACCGGAGTGCCGTCCGGCAGGAACGGCATGTCCTCCTGGGGCAGGATCTTGCCGATCACACCCTTGTTGCCGTGCCGTCCGGCCAGCTTGTCGCCGTCGGAGATCTTCCGCTTCTGGGCCACGTAGACGCGGACCAGCTCGTTGACACCGGCCGGCAGCTCGTCGTCGTCCTCGCGGGAGAACACCCGGATGCCGATGACCTTGCCGGACTCGCCGTGCGGCACCTTCAGCGAGGTGTCGCGGACCTCGCGGGCCTTCTCGCCGAAGATCGCCCGCAGCAACCGCTCCTCCGGGGTCAGCTCGGTCTCACCCTTCGGGGTCACCTTGCCGACCAGGATGTCGCCGTCGCGGACCTCGGCGCCGATGCGCACGATGCCGCGCTCGTCGAGGTCGGCCAGCACCTCGTCGGAGACGTTCGGGATGTCCCGGGTGATCTCCTCGGCGCCCAGCTTGGTGTCGCGGGCGTCGATCTCGTGCTCCTCGATGTGGATCGAGGTGAGCACGTCCTCCTCAACCAGACGGTTGGACAGGATGATCGCGTCCTCGTAGTTGTGGCCCTCCCACGGCATGATCGCCACGAGCAGGTTCTTGCCCAGCGCCATCTCGCCGTTCTCGGTGCACGGACCGTCGGCGATCACCTGGCCGGCCTCGACGCGGTCGCCCGCGTCGACGATCGGCGACTGGTTGGCGCAGGTGCCGTGGTTGGACCGCTCGAACTTGCGCATCCGGTAGGTGTGCCGGGTGCCGTCGTCGGCCATCACGGTGATGTAGTCGGCGGAGACCTCCTCGATCACCCCGGCCTTGTCCGCGACGACGACGTCGCCGGCGTCGATCGCCGCGCGCAGCTCCATGCCGGTGCCCACCAGCGGCGCCTCGCTGCGCACCAGCGGAACCGCCTGGCGCTGCATGTTGGCGCCCATCAGGGCACGGTTGGCGTCATCGTGCTCGAGGAACGGGATCATCGCGGTGGCCACCGACACCATCTGGCGCGGCGACACGTCCATGTAGTCCACCTCGGACGAGGGCACGTACTCGACCTCGCCCGCCTTCCGGCGGACCAGCACGCGCGACTCCTCGAACCGGCCCTTGGCGTCGATCGGCGAGTTGGCCTGCGCCACGACGTGGCGGTCCTCCTCGTCGGCGGTCAGGTAGTGGATCTCGTCGGTGACCACACCGTCGACCACCTTGCGGTACGGGGTCTCGATGAACCCGAACGGGTTCACCCGCGCGTACACCGACAGCGAGCCGATCAGACCGATGTTGGGACCCTCCGGGGTCTCGATCGGGCACATCCGGCCGTAGTGCGAGGGGTGGACGTCACGGACCTCCAGGCCGGCGCGCTCACGGGACAGACCGCCGGGGCCCAGCGCCGAGAGGCGGCGCTTGTGGGTCAGACCGGACAGCGGGTTGTTCTGGTCCATGAACTGGCTCAGCTGGCTGGTGCCGAAGAACTCCTTGATCGCGGCGACGACCGGCCGGATGTTGATCAGGGTCTGCGGCGTGATGGCCTCGACGTCCTGCGTGGTCATCCGCTCGCGGACGACGCGCTCCATCCGCGACATGCCGACCCGGATCTGGTTCTGGATCAGCTCACCCACGGTGCGCAGGCGGCGGTTGCCGAAGTGGTCGATGTCGTCGGTCTCCACCGGCACCTCGATGCCGCCGGGGACGGTCATCGTGGGCTGGCCCTCGTGCAGGCGCACCAGGTACTCGATGGTGGCGACGACGTCTTCCTCGGTCAGCGTCGAGCTGGTGATCGGCTCGCCCGCGTGCAGGCCGAGCTTCTTGTTGACCTTGTAGCGGCCGACACGCGCCAGGTCGTAGCGCTTCTCCTTGAAGAACAGGTTCTCCAGCAGGGTCTGCGCGGACTCCTTGGTCGGCGGCTCGCCCGGACGCAGCTTGCGGTAGATGTCCAGCAGCGCCTCGTCGGTGCCGGCGGTGTTGTCCTTCTCCAGCGTCGACATCATGATCTCGGAGAAGCCGAAGCGCTCGGTGATCTGCTCGTTGGTCCAGCCCAGCGCCTTGAGCAGCACGGTGACCGGCTGGCGGCGCTTACGGTCGATGCGCACGCCGACGGTGTCGCGCTTGTCGACGTCGAACTCCAGCCACGCGCCCCGGCTGGGGATCACCTTGACGCTGTGCAGCAGCTTCTCGGTCGACTTGTCGATGGTCTCGTCGAAGTACACACCGGGCGAGCGGACCAGCTGGCTGACCACGACGCGCTCGGTGCCGTTGATGATGAAGGTGCCCTTCTCGGTCATCATCGGGAAGTCACCCATGAACACCGTCTGGCTCTTGATCTCGCCGGTGTTGTTGTTGATGAACTCGGCCGTGACGAACAGCGGGGCCGCGTACGTCATGTCCTTGTCTTTGCACTCGTCGACCGGCGCCTTGACCTCGTCGAAGCGCGGGTCGGAGAACGACAGCGACATCGAGCCGGAGAAGTCCTCGATCGGCGAGAGCTCCAAGAGCACCTCTTCGAGGCCGCCCACCGGGGTGACCCCCGGCTTGCCGTCGCCGCGCGCGGCGGCCGCCTCGCGCCACCGCGGCGCGCCGATCAACCACTCGAAGGAGTCGATCTGCACGTCAAGCAGGCCCGGAACCTCGAGGGGCTCGCGGAGCTTGGCGAAGGAAACTCGGTTGGGCGCTCCGGGCACGGAGCCGTTCGACGAACTTCCGTTAGAGGAATTTTGTGGGCGATCCGTCTTGCTCTGGCGGAAATCAGCCAAGATGCATCCTTCCAGCACCTCGTGCGACTCACGAAGGCCGGGACCACCGGCCAGCTCGCCGCGAATTGTGTCGGTTCGGCCGGCGAACGAACTGTCCGGATCTCACGCGCGCAACTAAAGAACTAAGCCACGTAGGGGGGCTCAGGCTTAGACCACGGTGTCAGGTGGCGGGTGAGGTGGGCAGGAGGTAGCCAGCGCAACGTCCAACAATAGCGCAGGACGGCGCATTCCTCAACTTCCCAGCCCTGGGGGTCCAGGGACATCGACGCTGGCTGGCGATCTCGACTTCCCTCGGACTGTTCAGGTACATGCTGCCCAACAGACTGGCTCGTTTAGGGCCCGTCGTCAAGAGGGCGGGCCGGGAGTGTTACGCGGAGTTATCACGGAACCCGCCGGCCCGGCGCCCCTCATTCGCCGATCTCGTGTGCGCGGTACCGATGGGTGCCTTCGAGGTCGTCGAGGATGGCGGTCTGAGCGGTCTTGGGCAGGGTGTGCAGGATCTCGCGCACCCGCGCCTGGCGGCGGGCGACGGCCTTGCGTTCCGGCATGCCGGGCGATGCGACGATCTGCGGCGGCACGCCCTCGATCTCCTCGACACCGCCCGCATGCTGTCCGGCGTCCAGCGCCGCCTGCTCCTCGGCCATGGTCGCCTCGTCCTTTTCCTCCGACATGCCGATCGGCCCGATGCGGCGGCCGTTGAGGAACTGCCGCACGACCGGCTCGTCACTGGTCAGCAGCACCTCGCGGGGGCCGAACATGACCAGCTTGCGGCGGAACAGCATGCCCATGTTGTCCGGCACCGTGCGGGCGATGTTGATGTTGTGCGTGACGATCAGCACCGTGGCGTCGATCTGGGCGTTGATGTCGAGGATCAGCTGGCTCAGGTAGGCGGTACGAACCGGGTCCAGACCGGAGTCGGGCTCGTCGCACAGGATGATCTGCGGGTCCATCACCAGGGCGCGGGCCAGGCTGGCGCGCTTGCGCATACCGCCGGAGATCTCACCGGGGAACTTCTTCTCGTCGCCGCCGAGGCCGACCAGGGTCAGCTTCTCCATGACGATGTCACGGATCTCGCCTTCCTTCTTCTTGGTGTGCTCGCGCAGCGGGAAGGCAGCGTTGTCGAAGAGGTTCATCGACCCGAACAGCGCGCCGTCCTGGAACATCACGCCGAACAGCGTGCGGATCTCGTAGAGCTCCTTGGCCGAGCACTGCAGGATGTCGGTGCCGTCGATGACGACCGAGCCGCGCTCGGGGCGCAACAAACCGATCAGTGACTTCAGGAAAACCGATTTGCCGGTACCCGACGGCCCCAGCAGGACGCTGACCTCCCCGGCGGGGATTTCCAGCGTCACGTCTTCCCAGATTCTCGAGGAACCGAAGGACTTCGTGAGTCCATTCACCTCGATTGCGACGCCCATGGGAAATCCTTCCGTCGACACTCATGCCTGCCACCTGCCCTTTTGTGTGGCATGAGTCACTGTAGCGCACGCCTGCCACACGGCATCAGGGTTGCGGCACACAGCGGGGAAAAATTGGCCGTCCCGAGATCAGCCGGAAGCCCCGATGGCGCAACTTATTTGACGCACGTGTTAGCCAGCCGGCGCCCAGTTGCCGTGGAATCCCATCGGCACCCGCTGCGGCAGATGCACGGTGGCGACGTGCTCGAGCGTCTGCGCGTCCAGCAAGACCAGTTGGCCCTCGTCGCGGTCGCGGTGATAGCCGAACCCCATGAGGATGCCGTCATCCTCGGCGCCCGGTGCGGGATTGGGCACAAACGACATCTCGCCGAGCAAAAGGCACGCATCGAGATCGGCAGCGGTGGCGGATCCGGTCGCGTAGTCGTGCTTGTACACGGCGGTCGACATCTCGGATCGCCCGCCGGACAGGTAACCGCCCTCGGTGCCGATGGTGTAGCCATACCGGTGCGGCCCGCCCAGCAAGGTCTCGTTGATGCGCGGGAATTCTTGGGGGCGATCGTCGCGGCGTTCGCTGGTCACCGTCCCGGTGGCCAGGTTGACGGTCCAGCGGTCCAGCGTCGGCCGGCTGTCGCCGGGACCGCGCAGGTCACGGTCGAACATCCGCGCGTAGCGCACCACGTCGAGCACCAAAACCTCTGTGCCGTCGCGCATCTCGGAGTACGCGTTAAGCGGGTGGTAGACGTAGCAGGGCTCGATGTCGAACCAGCGCACGTCCCGATTTCCGCCCTCTCGGGGCATCACCCCGATGCGCGCCGGGTAGTTGTCGTCCCACCGGTACGGCATCCGGCTGGTCGGCCGCTGGTTGCGATTGATCGCCGTCGCCATCGGGCTGGGCAGCCGCACGCGCCCGATGAGCGACTGCATCACCAGGCGGGCCGGCAGGCTCAGCCAACGGGGCACGTTCGCCGGCATCACCTGAACGGGGTCGAACGTGACGGGCAGATCGTAGATCACCACGTACTTGTCGGTCAGCGAGAAGTCGTGCATCATCGGCGACCCGCCCACCTCGATGTCGACGGTGCGCCGCGCCCGGCCCTGGGTGTCGATGACCGAGTACTGCACGGTCCGCCCGCGGGTGAACGAGTAGGACACCGCGTGCAATTCGCCGGTCCGCGGGTCGGCGTGCGGATGGGCGGTGTATCCCCCGAACAGGGTTCCGTCGAAGTCGCAGGGCCCCTCGGTGTCCAGCTCGTCGGTGAGGCGGTAGTTCGCCCCGCCCCCCTCGACGAGCGCGAGCGTGTGGCCGGCGTGGCTGAGCACGTTGGTGTTGGGGCCGACGGAGAGCATGCCGGCCCGCGGGTTCAGCCCGCTGGGCGCCGGCTCGCCGAGTGCGGTGCAGACGTGGGCGGTGCGCACCCATCGGTTGCGATACCAGCGGGCCTGCCCGCCTTGCAGCGCCACCCCGTGCACCATGCCGTCACCGCTGAACCAGTGGTAGACGGCGGGGTCCACCTCGGCGACGGGGTTGGGCCCGTTGCGCAGGTAGCGCCCGTCGAGGTGTTCGGGAATGCGTCCGGTGACCTTGAGGTCGGTGGCGGTGACCTCCGCGCTCACCGGCGCCAGGAAGTCCTCGAGGTAGGGGTTGCCGGGCTTGGCGGTTGTCGTGGTCGCCATGGCTGAGCTCCTATAACATTGTTATTTCAGCGTTATTGGCACCGTACGCCCCCGATGAGAAGATGGCAACGATGACTTCAGACGTTCAGCGCAGCGTTCGCGAGGAGATGCTGCGCGCGGCGGTCGGCCTGCTCGACGAGCACGGCCCCGACGCCCTGCAGACGCGCAAGGTGGCCGGCGCCGCGGGGACCTCCACCATGGCGGTCTACACCCACTTCGGCGGGATGCGGGGGCTCATCGCCGAGGTGGCCGAGGAGGGCCTGCGCCAGTTCGACGCCGCGCTGACCGTGCCGCACACCGCCGACCCGGTCGCCGATCTGTTCATGATCGGGGCGGCCTACCGCCGCTACGCGATCAAGCGCCCGCACGTGTATCGGCTGATGTTCGGCAGCACCAGCGCGCACGGCATCAACGCGCCCGCCCACAACGTCCTGACGCTGACGGTCGCCGAGATCGAGCGCGACTACCCGAGCTTCGCTCACGTGGTGCGCGGGGTGCACCGGTGCGCGGTGGCCGGCCGCATCAAACCCGCGGGCGCCGTGAAAGACGGTGTCGACGACGCGTCCGTGGTGGCGACCGCGGCCCAGTTCTGGGCGTTGATCCACGGCTTCGTCATGCTGGAACTGGCCGGCTACTACGGCGACGACAGCTCGGCCGTCGTCCCGGTGCTGGGGTCGATGACGTCGAACCTGCTTGTGGCCCTTGGTGATTCACCGGAGCAGGTGGCGCAGTCGCTGCAGACCGCGATGGGCGCGCGCTGAGCGCGCGAAGCCCCCGGGACCTCGATCCCGGGGGCCTGCGCGCAGTGACTTACTTGACGGTGACGGTGGCGCCGGCGGCCTCGAGCTTGGTCTTGGCCTCGTCGGCGGCCTCCTTGGCGACCTTCTCCAGCAGCGGCTTGGGCGCGCCGTCGACCAGGTCCTTGGCCTCCTTGAGGCCCAGGCCGGAGACGATCTCGCGGACCACCTTGATGACGCCGATCTTCTTGTCGCCGGCGGACTCGAGGATCACGTCGAATTCCGACTGCTCCTCGGCGGCCTCGGCGGGCGCGCCACCGGCGGCCGGGCCGGCCGCGGCGACGGCGACCGGGGCGGCCGCGGTGACCTCGAAGGTCTCCTCGAACTTCTTGACGAAGTCGGAGAGCTCCAGGAGCGTCATCTCCTTGAACGCGTCGAGCAGGTCGTCGGTAGACATCTTTGCCATGGGTGTGGGTCCTTCCTTGTTTTTCCCAGGTTCCGGGGTGGTTGTTATTCGGCTTCGGCCGGGGTTTCCGCAGGCTCGGCGGGTGCTTCCGAAGCGGGTTCCGGGGCGGCTTCCGCGGCGGGCTCGGCAGCGGCCTCGGAAGCTGCTGGCCCCGCCGGTCCCTCTGCGGCCTTCTTCTCTTGCAACGCGGCCGCGAGCCGGGCGACCTGCGACGCCGGGGCGTTGAACAGCCCGGCCGCCTTGGCGAGGTTGCCCTTCATCGCGCCGGCCAGCTTGGCCAGCAGCACCTCGCGCGACTCGAGGTCGGCGATGCGCTCGACTTCGGCGACCGTCAGCGCGCGGCCGTCCATGTAGCCACCCTTGATGACCAGCGCCTTGTGCTCCTTGGCGAAGGTCTTGATGGCCTTGGCGGCGTCGACCGGCTCCCCGGTGATGAACGCGATGGCCGTCGGGCCGGCGAAGAGCTCGTCGAGGCCGTCGACCCCGGCTTCCGACGCAGCACGCTTGACCAGCGTGTTCTTGGCCACCGAGTACGTGGCCGACGCGCCCAGCGAGCGCCGCAGCTCGGCCAGGTTGGCGACCGTCAGGCCGCGGTACTCGGTGACCAGGGCAGCGGTCGATTCCTTGAACTGCTCGGCGATGTCCGCAACGGCGGTGGCCTTGTCAGCCCTGGCCATGCCTACCTCCTGAAGTGAAGTCATGCGACGTGTCGTCTCGATTCCCCCGAAAACGACGAACGCCCCGGCGCAGGAAACGGCCGGGGCGTACAAACACGCCGGCGCGAGCCGGCGTCATGCCTCGTCCTCCTGCGTGGGCCGCCGGGATACTCCCGGACCTTCGACCGATTGCTCGGTGACCGACGGTCTTCGGTGGAACGGCTAACACAATAGCGTGGCCTGCGCGGTCAGCCAAAACGGCGACCCCGGACGCCGGCTCAGATGACCGCGCGGGTGACGCCGAGGGTCAGCAGGACGAACACCGCCAGCAGCAGGGCCACCCGCAGCCGGTGCAGCCGATCCCACCGGGCCGCGAGGTCACGCGAGAGCTCACCGGCGGCCGGCCACTTGGCGATGCGGTTGTTGATCGGCACCAGCAGCGTGACCGTCAGCAGCACGACCAACACCATCAGGGCGCCGGCGGCACCGTACAGCCAGTCGCGCGCCGCGCCCCGCTCCTTGATGGCCAGCGCCACCAACAGCAACAGGCTCAGCGCGTACCAGAACGGCATCGTCGTGCCCAGCGATCGGGCGGCGCCGACGCGGGCCGCACGGAAGGCGTCGTCGGGCAGCCGCACGATGAGCGGGTGGAAGAACACCGCGACCGCCAGCTCCACGCCCACCAGCAGGCCGGTGATCACGACCGCGAGCGCGTCGATGCTGTGGTTCATGCCAGTCAGCGTAGAAAGCCGGGCGCGGCGTGCGCCGCGTCAGCCCAGGGCCGCGAGGCGGGCCGCGCCGATCAGGCCGGCCGCACCGCCGAGCTCGCCGGGCACCACCCGCAGCCCGGACAGGAAGTCCAGCCCCGCGTAGTCGGCCAGCTTCGCCCGCAGGGGGTCGAAGAGCAGCGGCCCGGATTTGGACACCCCTCCCCCGATCACGACGAGGTCCAGATCGCAGACCGCGCCGACCGAGGCGATCATCGCGGCGAGCGCGTTGGCCGATCGGTGAAAGGCCCGCCGGGCCACCGGGTCTCCGGCCGCCGCCGCGACGGCCAGGTCCCTGGCGCCCGCGCCGGGCGGCGCCGCCCACCCGTTGTCGCGCGCCCAGCGCACCATCCACGGCCCGGACGCCACCGTCTCCACGCAGCCGCGGCCGCCGCACGTGCACGGCGGCCCGTCCAGTTCGACGACGATGTGCCCGACGTGGCCGGCGTTGCCGGTGCGCCCGGCGTAGGGGACGCCGTCGAGCACCAGACCGCCGCCCACCCCGGTGGAGACCACCATGCCCAGCAGGAACCGGGCGTCCGGCCCCGCGCTGCGGCCCGCCCCGATCCAGTGCTCGCCCAACGCCATACACAGGCCGTCGCCGCCCAGCACCACCGGCACCCCGGGCACCGCGGCGGCGACCCTGTCGCGCAGCGGGAAACGGTCCCAGCCCGCGATGTTGATCGGGCTGACCGATCCGGTGTGCAGGTCGATCGGCCCGGCCGAGGCGATGCCGACGGCGGTGATCGGGGCGTCGGCCGCGCGCACCGCGTCGGCGATCATCGCCTCGACGACGGCCCACACGTCGCCGGCGGCGGTCGTGACCGGGGTGGGGCGGATCGCGCTGTGCACCAGCGCGCCGGCCGAATCGACCAGAGCGGCGGCGATTTTGGTGCCGCCGATGTCCAGGCAGAGGGTTGGCATGGTCTCAGTGCCGGTGGGTGTTGTCGGGTTGGCGGGGGTCGCCGGGATGCTCGTAGCCGGGCGCGAGCCGCACCAGCTCGGCGCGGCGGGCGTGCAGCCACAGCCGGAAGGCGCGCCGCCGGGCGGCGCCGCGCAGCTGCTCGGCGATCGCCGATCGCACCTCGGCCAGCGGTGGAGCGGCCAACGCCGTTGTGCGCCAGCCGTTTTCACCCGGTCGTGCCGCGGCGAAGCGCAGCGGGTTGCGGGCGTGATAGGCGGCCACCTCGTCGTCGGTGACGTGCACGTCGGCGGTGACGTCGGCGAACAGCGCCCGGGCGCGCGGGTCGGCCAGTACGGCCGCGGCGATGCTGCCGATCTCCAGCCGTGCGGTCACGTCGGGCAGCAGCTCCGTCTCGGTCGGGGCTTCGCGCGGGTCCAGCCCGCGCGCGTCCGCCTCGGCGGCGACCACCCGCCGGGTCACGATGAGCTGGGTCAGCCAGCGTCGCAGTTGGCGGCCCTCGCTGGTGCCCGCGGCCGGCAGTGCGCCCGCTCCCCGCCCCGCGCGCAGCCGCGTTTCGGCCGCGTCGACCTCCGCGCACGACACGGGGATGCCGGCGACGGTCGCGACAGGGTGGCCGCTCATGTCACCGTCACCCGGACCGCGGGCGAGTAGACCAGCCGCCCGGCGCAGCCGATGCGCACCAGCGCCCACCATTGCCCGGGTCCCAGCCAGGCCGGCGGGGTCACCCGGAAGCCGAGGCCGACGGTGCCGCCGGCGGGCAGGACCGCGCCGAGGGCGGCGGGTCCCATCCATTCCCACGTGCCCCAGGGGCTGATCAGATGCGCCTCGAGCGCCAAATCGGCCCGGGCGTGGGTGCCGACGGTGACGGTCACCTCACCCGCTTCGCCGGGTCGCAGCGTGACCTCGCGCGGCCCGTCGGCGAGGTAGACCAGGCCGCCCGGGTCGACCGCCGCGCCGCCCACCGCGACCACGCACACGTCCTCGACCGCTTGCCGCCAGGGGGCGGGGATGTGTTCGCCGGTGAGGCGCAGCCGTGCCCGGACGGGGTAGAGGCCCGGTTCTGCCGTCGGCGGGATCGACACCACCACGTCGGCCTCCAGGTGGCCGCCGCTGCACAGGGTGAAGGGCAGCTCGGCGGGCGTGGCCGACCAGCCGTCCGGGCACGCGAGGACGACCCCGCCGCGCAGCGTGGCGTCGCTGCAGTCGCTGGCCGCGGTCAGACGCACCGTCACGTCGCGGCCGGGCTGCGCGCTGATCTGCGACGGGTGCAGGTGGGCGACCGCGGGCAGGCCGCCGAGCGGCGCGGGCCCGCGATTGTGCAGCCAATAGCGGGCGTAGAGCGGCTGGGCGGCCTCGGCGTTCGGCGCCAGGGCGGCGGCGTCCGAGAGCGTCGCGGGCAGGTCGAACCGGGCCAGCACGGTCGCCACCTGGTAGCCGTGCAGGTCGACCGAATCCAGCCGCCCCTCGGGGGCCTCCAGGAGGTCGGCGGCCCGCAGGTCGCTGATCGCCGCGACGTCCGAGCTAAGCGTCACCCGCGCGCCCGCCCCGGTCGTCTCCACCAACCGCAGGGCGACCGAGTGCGGGTCGACCGGCGCGGCGCGGCCCGCGGTCAGCGGATCGCCGGCCGCCTTGAGGGCCGCCAGGTGGACCGAGTCGGCGGGCTCGACGCGCAGCAGCGCACCGGCCGGCGGCAGCGCACCGGGCCGCCGGCCGCCGGCGACGGCGAGCAGCGGCTGCGCGAACTGCGCGCTGCGGGTGGGAATGTCGGCGCGCCGCCAGTCGCCGTCGCCGCTGACCAACGCGTAGTCGAAATCGTGGGTCCAGTGCTGCAGCTGGAAGTTGGAGCCGTCCGGCGCGGTGCGGCGGGGGTCATCGATCCAGATGCCCGACGGCCAGCCGGTGCACGAGCGCATCAGCGCGGTGTGCAGGGTGCCCTCGGTGTCGACGGCGAAGCTGGGCACCCCGCGGTTGAGCAGGGCGACGGTGCGGTCCTCGAACGCCTCCGTTCCCGACGCGGGCCGCTGCGCGACGACGATCTCGGCGTCACCGAGATCGTCGGCCAGCGCGGCGATCTCCGCGCGC
Coding sequences within it:
- a CDS encoding ROK family protein, yielding MPTLCLDIGGTKIAAALVDSAGALVHSAIRPTPVTTAAGDVWAVVEAMIADAVRAADAPITAVGIASAGPIDLHTGSVSPINIAGWDRFPLRDRVAAAVPGVPVVLGGDGLCMALGEHWIGAGRSAGPDARFLLGMVVSTGVGGGLVLDGVPYAGRTGNAGHVGHIVVELDGPPCTCGGRGCVETVASGPWMVRWARDNGWAAPPGAGARDLAVAAAAGDPVARRAFHRSANALAAMIASVGAVCDLDLVVIGGGVSKSGPLLFDPLRAKLADYAGLDFLSGLRVVPGELGGAAGLIGAARLAALG
- a CDS encoding DUF7158 domain-containing protein produces the protein MSGHPVATVAGIPVSCAEVDAAETRLRAGRGAGALPAAGTSEGRQLRRWLTQLIVTRRVVAAEADARGLDPREAPTETELLPDVTARLEIGSIAAAVLADPRARALFADVTADVHVTDDEVAAYHARNPLRFAAARPGENGWRTTALAAPPLAEVRSAIAEQLRGAARRRAFRLWLHARRAELVRLAPGYEHPGDPRQPDNTHRH